Proteins encoded in a region of the Nicotiana tomentosiformis chromosome 9, ASM39032v3, whole genome shotgun sequence genome:
- the LOC104090205 gene encoding probable pectate lyase 8, giving the protein MAMGSLLSFSLSSLLLLLLLVGVYAGVLTTDSFDVRTAEKVQLKSSENLTMAASLEEIEEKLSKHAVDDPEQVVSMVAESIRNSTERRRLGYFSCGTGNPIDDCWRCDPNWQKNRKRLADCGIGFGRNAIGGRDGRYYVVTDSRDDDPVNPRPGTLRHAVIQEEPLWIVFNRDMVIQLKQELIMNSFKTIDARGYNVHIANGACITIQFVTNIIIHGLHIHDCKPTGNAMVRSSTTHFGWRTMADGDAVSIFGSSHIWVDHNSLSHCADGLVDAVMGSTAITISNNHFAHHNEVMLLGHSDSYTRDKQMQVTIAYNHFGEGLIQRMPRCRHGYFHVVNNDYTHWEMYAIGGSANPTINSQGNRYLAPTNPFAKEVTKRVDTAAGQWKGWNWRSEGDLMLNGAYFTPSGAGASASYARASSLGAKSSSMVGAITSGAGPLACRRSRMC; this is encoded by the exons ATGGCAATGGGTTCGTTGCTTTCATTTAGTCTCAGTTCTCTGCTTCTTCTTTTGCTGCTCGTCGGAGTTTACGCCGGTGTTCTGACTACCGACAGTTTCGACGTCAG GACAGCGGAAAAAGTGCAGTTGAAGAGCTCTGAAAACTTAACAATGGCGGCGAG TTTGGAAGAGATTGAGGAGAAATTAAGCAAACATGCAGTGGATGATCCAGAACAAGTTGTGTCCATGGTTGCAGA GAGCATTAGGAACAGCACTGAGAGGCGAAGACTTGGATATTTCTCATGTGGGACAGGAAATCCAATTGATGACTGCTGGCGTTGTGACCCAAATTGGCAAAAGAACCGCAAGCGCCTTGCTGATTGTGGCATTGGATTTGGGCGCAATGCCATTGGTGGTCGCGATGGTCGTTACTATGTTGTCACTGATTCGCGCGACGATGACCCTGTTAACCCCAGGCCCGGTACCCTTCGCCATGCTGTTATCCAGGAGGAGCCTCTATGGATTGTTTTCAACCGTGACATGGTCATACAATTGAAACAGGAGCTCATTATGAACAGTTTCAAGACTATCGATGCCCGTGGCTACAATGTTCACATAGCCAATGGTGCTTGTATCACAATTCAGTTTGTTACAAATATTATTATCCATGGCCTTCACATTCATGATTGCAAGCCAACGGGGAATGCTATGGTGaggagttcgacgacccatttcgGCTGGAGGACAATGGCTGATGGTGATGCCGTTTCAATCTTTGGCTCAAGCCACATATGGGTTGATCATAACTCACTCTCTCACTGTGCTGATGGTCTTGTTGATGCTGTTATGGGCTCAACTGCCATTACTATTTCTAACAATCATTTCGCCCATCATAATGAG GTCATGCTATTGGGCCACAGTGACTCCTACACTAGAGACAAGCAGATGCAAGTGACAATTGCCTATAACCACTTTGGAGAAGGTCTCATTCAAAGAATGCCAAG ATGCAGACATGGCTACTTCCATGTGGTGAACAATGACTACACTCACTGGGAGATGTATGCTATTGGTGGAAGTGCTAACCCCACCATCAACAGTCAAGGAAACAGATACCTTGCCCCAACTAATCCTTTTGCAAAGGAG GTAACAAAAAGGGTTGACACAGCAGCAGGTCAATGGAAGGGTTGGAACTGGAGATCAGAGGGAGACTTGATGCTTAATGGTGCCTATTTCACTCCATCAGGAGCTGGAGCTTCAGCCAGCTATGCAAGAGCTTCAAGCTTAGGTGCCAAATCCTCTTCTATGGTGGGCGCCATAACTTCAGGTGCTGGTCCCCTTGCTTGCCGCAGAAGCCGCATGTGCTAG